From one Syngnathoides biaculeatus isolate LvHL_M chromosome 12, ASM1980259v1, whole genome shotgun sequence genomic stretch:
- the mad2l1bp gene encoding MAD2L1-binding protein isoform X3 translates to MGDNAYPMMLCGRGHHSYGGDFQIHENMQAQHCNMTADKHQFNTAECEAEMVRRAKEEGIVSVVFQGTVTQEGCCRFVSEILKCILYQRQQLPMTYDQLVYSQKKWQNSKAGKDVVCGRQVNMADVNERKCEKTLQDLEEVLHHLEVLFSLSTVPRVLLLMGGSLVLPKEIYEVNLEALELETGDQCLRVSSCLRQLFRTLFVADLLSDSRPGRLMPTTVLVLAHRDCGVGWFHPKLRFKAPTSVKKQTIALCTDPCSLRNAIKDLVDWQEYVWFQAPMTINGFCA, encoded by the exons ATGGGTGACAATGCATATCCCATGATGCTGTGCGGGAGAGGTCATCACTCATACGGCGGCGACTTTCAAATCCACG AAAACATGCAAGCACAACACTGCAACATGACAGCTGATAAGCATCAATTTAACACAGCTGAGTGTGAGGCGGAGATGGTGAGAAGAGCAAAGGAGGAGGGCATTGTCAGTGTGGTCTTCCAAGGAACTGTGACTCAGGAAGGCTGCTGCCGTTTCGTCAGCGAAAtcctcaaatgtattttatatcaGAGACAACAACTGCCCATGACCTATGACCAACTAGTCTACTCCCagaaaaaatggcaaaactCAAAAGCG GGTAAAGATGTTGTTTGTGGAAGGCAAGTGAATATGGCAGATGTGAATGAACGCAAGTGTGAAAAGACGCTCCAGGACCTGGAGGAGGTGCTTCATCATCTCGAGGTGCTATTCTCCCTTAGCACTGTACCCCGAGTGCTGCTGCTCATGGGTGGCTCACTTGTCCTCCCCAAAGAGATCTACGAGGTCAACCTGGAGGCGCTGGAATTGGAAACTGGTGACCAATGTCTACGGGTGTCGTCGTGTTTAAGACAACTCTTCCGCACTCTTTTTGTAGCTGACCTTTTGTCTGACAGCCGACCGGGACGTTTAATGCCCACCACTGTCTTGGTACTGGCTCACAGGGACTGTGGAGTAGGTTGGTTCCATCCTAAACTACGATTTAAAGCTCCAACTtctgtcaaaaaacaaacaattgctCTTTGTACGGATCCATGTAGTTTGAGGAACGCAATCAAAGACTTAGTGGACTGGCAGGAATATGTGTGGTTTCAAGCACCTATGACCATCAATGGCTTTTGTGCCTGA
- the mad2l1bp gene encoding MAD2L1-binding protein isoform X2, giving the protein MGDNAYPMMLCGRGHHSYGGDFQIHGKTFAFVPENMQAQHCNMTADKHQFNTAECEAEMVRRAKEEGIVSVVFQGTVTQEGCCRFVSEILKCILYQRQQLPMTYDQLVYSQKKWQNSKAGKDVVCGRQVNMADVNERKCEKTLQDLEEVLHHLEVLFSLSTVPRVLLLMGGSLVLPKEIYEVNLEALELETGDQCLRVSSCLRQLFRTLFVADLLSDSRPGRLMPTTVLVLAHRDCGVGWFHPKLRFKAPTSVKKQTIALCTDPCSLRNAIKDLVDWQEYVWFQAPMTINGFCA; this is encoded by the exons ATGGGTGACAATGCATATCCCATGATGCTGTGCGGGAGAGGTCATCACTCATACGGCGGCGACTTTCAAATCCACGGTAAAACATTTGCCTTTGTCCcag AAAACATGCAAGCACAACACTGCAACATGACAGCTGATAAGCATCAATTTAACACAGCTGAGTGTGAGGCGGAGATGGTGAGAAGAGCAAAGGAGGAGGGCATTGTCAGTGTGGTCTTCCAAGGAACTGTGACTCAGGAAGGCTGCTGCCGTTTCGTCAGCGAAAtcctcaaatgtattttatatcaGAGACAACAACTGCCCATGACCTATGACCAACTAGTCTACTCCCagaaaaaatggcaaaactCAAAAGCG GGTAAAGATGTTGTTTGTGGAAGGCAAGTGAATATGGCAGATGTGAATGAACGCAAGTGTGAAAAGACGCTCCAGGACCTGGAGGAGGTGCTTCATCATCTCGAGGTGCTATTCTCCCTTAGCACTGTACCCCGAGTGCTGCTGCTCATGGGTGGCTCACTTGTCCTCCCCAAAGAGATCTACGAGGTCAACCTGGAGGCGCTGGAATTGGAAACTGGTGACCAATGTCTACGGGTGTCGTCGTGTTTAAGACAACTCTTCCGCACTCTTTTTGTAGCTGACCTTTTGTCTGACAGCCGACCGGGACGTTTAATGCCCACCACTGTCTTGGTACTGGCTCACAGGGACTGTGGAGTAGGTTGGTTCCATCCTAAACTACGATTTAAAGCTCCAACTtctgtcaaaaaacaaacaattgctCTTTGTACGGATCCATGTAGTTTGAGGAACGCAATCAAAGACTTAGTGGACTGGCAGGAATATGTGTGGTTTCAAGCACCTATGACCATCAATGGCTTTTGTGCCTGA
- the mad2l1bp gene encoding MAD2L1-binding protein isoform X1, with amino-acid sequence MKTASTATQNLEEADVKIAPTVLNVTDDSNSHAYTSEIVGWVDDGKTERGEIESKCFEHKLGASNDQVNIAKKSGNITVSSSTSLENMQAQHCNMTADKHQFNTAECEAEMVRRAKEEGIVSVVFQGTVTQEGCCRFVSEILKCILYQRQQLPMTYDQLVYSQKKWQNSKAGKDVVCGRQVNMADVNERKCEKTLQDLEEVLHHLEVLFSLSTVPRVLLLMGGSLVLPKEIYEVNLEALELETGDQCLRVSSCLRQLFRTLFVADLLSDSRPGRLMPTTVLVLAHRDCGVGWFHPKLRFKAPTSVKKQTIALCTDPCSLRNAIKDLVDWQEYVWFQAPMTINGFCA; translated from the exons ATGAAGACCGCTTCTACAGCTACGCAAAATCTTGAGGAAGCGGATGTGAAAATAGCGCCAACCGTACTGAATGTTACCGACGATTCAAATTCACACGCATATACGTCTGAAATTGTTGGTTGGGTAGATGATGGTAAAACGGAAAGGGGTGAAATAGAATCCAAATGTTTTGAACACAAATTAGGAGCCAGCAATGATCAGGTTAACATCGCCAAAAAGAGCGGAAATATCACCGTGTCTTCAAGCACCTCGCTTG AAAACATGCAAGCACAACACTGCAACATGACAGCTGATAAGCATCAATTTAACACAGCTGAGTGTGAGGCGGAGATGGTGAGAAGAGCAAAGGAGGAGGGCATTGTCAGTGTGGTCTTCCAAGGAACTGTGACTCAGGAAGGCTGCTGCCGTTTCGTCAGCGAAAtcctcaaatgtattttatatcaGAGACAACAACTGCCCATGACCTATGACCAACTAGTCTACTCCCagaaaaaatggcaaaactCAAAAGCG GGTAAAGATGTTGTTTGTGGAAGGCAAGTGAATATGGCAGATGTGAATGAACGCAAGTGTGAAAAGACGCTCCAGGACCTGGAGGAGGTGCTTCATCATCTCGAGGTGCTATTCTCCCTTAGCACTGTACCCCGAGTGCTGCTGCTCATGGGTGGCTCACTTGTCCTCCCCAAAGAGATCTACGAGGTCAACCTGGAGGCGCTGGAATTGGAAACTGGTGACCAATGTCTACGGGTGTCGTCGTGTTTAAGACAACTCTTCCGCACTCTTTTTGTAGCTGACCTTTTGTCTGACAGCCGACCGGGACGTTTAATGCCCACCACTGTCTTGGTACTGGCTCACAGGGACTGTGGAGTAGGTTGGTTCCATCCTAAACTACGATTTAAAGCTCCAACTtctgtcaaaaaacaaacaattgctCTTTGTACGGATCCATGTAGTTTGAGGAACGCAATCAAAGACTTAGTGGACTGGCAGGAATATGTGTGGTTTCAAGCACCTATGACCATCAATGGCTTTTGTGCCTGA
- the cst3 gene encoding cystatin C (amyloid angiopathy and cerebral hemorrhage), with protein sequence MVWKVAVLLLGVCAVGLGHVIPGGFSDADSNSEDVQNALKFAIGQHNNASADLFLSQLVDVVSAKSQIVSGIRYVINVKMAKTSCRKDSSDEQCGVAVLGQPYQCTFTVWSRPWLMEFSLLEEKCSN encoded by the exons ATGGTTTGGAAAGTTGCTGTCCTTCTTCTTGGGGTTTGCGCCGTTGGCCTCGGCCACGTCATCCCCGGGGGATTTAGCGATGCGGACTCCAACAGCGAAGACGTGCAGAATGCCCTCAAATTCGCCATTGGGCAACATAACAACGCCTCGGCCGACCTCTTCCTCAGTCAATTGGTAGATGTGGTCAGTGCTAAAAGTCAG ATTGTTTCTGGCATCCGTTACGTCATTAATGTGAAAATGGCGAAGACTTCGTGTAGGAAGGACAGTTCGGATGAGCAGTGCGGAGTTGCAGTCTTGGGTCAG CCTTACCAGTGCACTTTCACAGTGTGGAGCCGTCCATGGCTGATGGAATTCAGCCTGCTGGAAGAGAAGTGTTCAAATTAG
- the ephx5 gene encoding epoxide hydrolase 1: MMQRVIFLKDSFLSLDVFHKRILIGTAVATGVVLLYIRHRRYHKVQTIPLGEGWWGVGERQQSEDDKIFSFEVQTSDDEIKDLHERLDKTRYTDPLEDCAFQYGINSTYLKRVASYWRRGFDWKKQVAMLNKYPHFKTKIEGIDVHFIHVRPTQRKQQKVFPLMLIHGWPGSFFEFYKILPLLTESNNDLAFEVICPSIPGYGFSEAPHQQGFDSLAAARIFLKLMERLGFSQFYLQGGDWGALITTNMAQMKPQCVKGLHLNMLLMGRGFKVLLSLLFGPYLPFLVGLSREDVRRLFPFFKKNVWVILRESGYMHIQATKPDTVGCGVNDSPVGLAAYILEKFSTWTNLENIHLVDGGLERKFSLDDLLTNVMIYWTTGSIVSSMRFYKENLKGNLDNRVDSRTKIFVPTGLAAFPGELMHCPKSWAQVRFQNIVSYTLMPRGGHFAAFEEPQLLASDLIQFVRKVEL; the protein is encoded by the exons ATGATGCAAAGAGTAATTTTTTTGAA AGACTCCTTCctgagtttggatgttttccacAAGCGAATTTTGATCGGGACAGCAGTTGCAACGGGGGTTGTGTTGCTCTACATTCGGCACAGACGATATCACAAAGTCCAAACTATTCCTCTTGGGGAAGGATGGTGGGGAGTAGGCGAAAGGCAGCAGTCAGAAGACGACAAGATCTTTTCTTTTGAGGTGCAGACCTCAGATGATGAAATCAAG GACCTTCACGAGCGGCTTGACAAAACCCGCTACACTGATCCTCTGGAAGATTGCGCTTTTCAGTATGGAATCAATTCAACCTATCTCAAGAGAGTGGCTTCCTACTGGAGACGTGGGTTTGACTGGAAAAAACAAGTGGCAATGCTTAACAAGTATCcacatttcaaaactaaaattgaag GAATAGATGTGCATTTTATCCACGTGCGGCCAACTCAGCGCAAACAGCAGAAGGTTTTCCCACTTATGCTAATTCATGGCTGGCCAGGCTCCTTCTTTGAATTCTACAAGATCTTGCCACTTCTCACAGAAAGCAACAATGATCTTGCCTTTGAGGTTATTTGCCCGTCTATACCAGGCTATGGTTTCTCTGAGGCCCCTCATCAACAAG GTTTCGACAGTCTTGCTGCAGCCAGAATTTTCTTGAAGCTGATGGAGCGTTTAGGGTTTTCGCAGTTCTATCTGCAGGGAGGAGACTGGGGTGCCCTCATCACCACCAACATGGCACAGATGAAACCTCA GTGTGTGAAAGGTCTCCATTTAAATATGTTGTTGATGGGAAGAGGATTTAAAGTGCTGCTGTCCCTCCTGTTTGGCCCTTATCTTCCCTTCTTGGTGGGACTGAGTCGGGAAGATGTCCGCCGCTTGTTCCCTTTCTTTAAAAAGAACGTGTGGGTCATCTTGAGGGAATCGGGCTACATGCACATTCAGGCAACCAAACCCGACACCGTAG GCTGTGGAGTGAATGACTCTCCTGTGGGCTTGGCTGCCTACATTCTGGAGAAGTTCTCCACTTGGACTAATCTGGAGAACATACATTTGGTGGACGGTGGTCTGGAAAG GAAATTTAGCCTGGATGATCTTTTAACGAATGTCATGATCTACTGGACCACAGGCTCCATTGTCTCCTCCATGCGTTTCTACAAAGAGAACCTTAAGGGTAATCTAGACAACAGGGTTGATTCAAG GACAAAGATATTTGTGCCCACTGGACTGGCTGCCTTCCCTGGAGAGCTGATGCACTGCCCCAAATCATGGGCCCAAGTGAGGTTTCAAAACATTGTCTCCTACACTTTGATGCCTCGAGGTGGTCACTTTGCTGCCTTTGAAGAGCCTCAACTGCTTGCCAGTGATCTAATCCAGTTTGTCAGAAAGGTGGAGCTTTAA
- the LOC133509467 gene encoding histone H2B-like, with protein MRAVFRCRAIKQVLFLCPTLRLLFSGARLQHQPQEAMPEPAKSAPKKGSKKAVTKTASKPGKGKRKRGRKESYAIYVYKVPKQVHPDTGISSKAMSIMNSFVNDIFERIASEASRLAHYNKRSTITSREIQTAVRLLLPGELAKHGVSEVTSVTPEKRSRKRSAGHRNKTCFIARHRNTTHNGGTLISFHSGSATTITVRAEPRTPTRGPAGELCKHHKINI; from the coding sequence atgcgagcaGTGTTTCGATGTcgagcaataaaacaagttttgttcctgtgtccgacactccgcctccttttctccggcgctagaCTGCAGCATCAACCGCAAGAAGCCATGCCTGAGCCAGCCAAGTCCGCGCCCAAGAAGGGATCCAAGAAAGCGGTCACCAAGACCGCCAGCAAGCCCGGCAAGGGCAAGAGAAAGAGGGGAAGGAAGGAGAGCTACGCCATCTACGTGTACAAGGTCCCGAAGCAGGTCCACCCCGACACCGGCATCTCCTCCAAGGCCATGAGCATCATGAACTCGTTCGTCAACGACATCTTCGAGCGTATCGCCTCCGAGGCCTCCCGCCTGGCGCACTACAACAAGCGCTCCACCATCACGTCCAGGGAGATCCAGACCGCCGTCCGTCTCCTCCTGCCCGGAGAGCTGGCCAAGCACGGCGTTTCAGAGGTCACCAGTGTAACGCCGGAAAAAAGGAGTCGGAAGCGGAGTgccggacacaggaacaaaacttgttttattgctcgACATCGAAACACCACTCATAACGGCGGAACTCTGATATCCTTTCACTctggaagcgcaacaacaataacagtccgtgcggaaccccgcaccccaactcgaggtcccgcgggtgaattatgtaaacaccacaaaataaacatttaa
- the LOC133509466 gene encoding glycine N-acyltransferase-like yields MKVLQKDEQMSAETVLLKHFPKSCQVYGYLYSYNRNKPSNIQVVVDTWPDFKVIICRPDPRNKESSEWRKKVIFYSLDEKILRKMLLDEETIDWSTYFVVGGYDSSHAALLKEVSSLRQVSYKDLSCSRLLYLPDSCHLVKPAFDSDLKSRISSLDPSHAHLVNQTWKFGGDELGYKKIVRQISHFPSYCIIDSQGQPVSWLLLYEYLSMGMLYTLPEHRQKGYATVLVYTMAQRLLAEGYPVFCHVEEDNMTSYKMIKSLGFIEDPSFREKWIAFNT; encoded by the exons ATGAAAGTTCTccaaaaagatgaacaaatgtCTGCAGAGACTGTTCTGCTGAAACACTTCCCCAAGAGTTGTCAG GTCTATGGCTACTTATACTCTTATAACAGAAACAAACCAAGTAACATACAGGTTGTTGTTGATACATGGCCTGATTTTAAAGTCATCATTTGTCGCCCTGACCCACGA AACAAAGAATCCTCtgaatggagaaaaaaggtcatATTTTACAGCCTGGATGAGAAGATTTTGAGGAAAATGTTATTGGATGAGGAAACAATCGACTGGAGCACCTATTTTGTTGTTGGGG GCTATGACAGTTCACATGCTGCCTTGCTGAAAGAAGTTTCATCGCTGAGACAAGTGAGCTACAAAGATCTGTCATGTTCACGTCTTCTATATTTGCCTGATAGTTGCCATCTGGTCAAACCAGCATTTGACAG TGATCTTAAATCTAGGATTTCATCTCTTGATCCCTCTCATGCTCACCTGGTGAATCAAACCTGGAAGTTTGGAGGCGATGAACTGGGCTACAAGAAAATTGTCAGACAGATCAGCCACTTCCCTTCATACTGTATCATCGACAGTCAGGGTCAGCCTGTATCATGGCTGCTTTTATATGAATACCTGTCAATGGGCATGTTGTATACTCTGCCCGAGCACCGACAAAAAGGTTATGCCACAGTCCTGGTCTACACCATGGCCCAGAGACTCCTCGCTGAGGGCTACCCAGTGTTCTGCCACGTAGAAGAAGACAACATGACTTCATATAAGATGATTAAAAGTCTCGGCTTTATTGAGGATCCCTCTTTCAGAGAGAAATGGATTGCATTCAATACCTGA